The DNA segment AGAATGAGTTCCATTGAAATGATTAAGCAATGGAAATAAAGCGATGTGCACAAACAGTTTTTGGGAAGCCTTGAAAGTATTCAGGATGAAGTATTCCACTAAATTGTAGCCCTGTTTTCTAAAAGCAATGCTTGTGCCAATAGTGTACAAAGGAATCATCAAAAGAGTAGTCCATGCATAATGTGTACCCATCCATTCGTTGAATTTAACGTTGTCGATTCCAGTTTCTGTGGTACGTTGCACCGTAGTTTCAACAAAACTGATATGGAAATAATGGTACATAAATCCATAAAGGGATGCCAAAATAATAACCAAAGAGATTGGTTTTAAATGTTTGATTCGCTTTCCTTCAATAAATTCTCTAATGGTATGGCCAGGTCTGGTAAATAATTGTTTGCCAGAATACAAAATCCCTTCGTCAAAATGGAATAAACTATGCCTGATTTCATGCCATAGAAAATGAAAATTCAATCGATGTGTTTCGGCAGTTTGCCCACAATTGCTACAATAATGCCCTGAGTAAATGTGGTTACAGTTTTTACAGGTTACCTTCATTTTTTATCGATTAGGTTATTGAATTCTGTGTTTTGACAAAGCCAAGTTGATTATTTTCAATAGTAATTAAACCTTTTGGTAGATATAAATAACTTTCAACTGTAAACCTAAAACAAAATTTTATCTTTGCAAAAAGTTTTAGGTTGTAAATCAGAAATCTAAAATCAGAAATCGAAATTCGCAAATAAAAAAATGACAGGAACCGTTTATAAATCTACAGGAAGTTGGTACACCGTAAAATCCGATCAAGGTGATTTTATTGAATGCCGCATGAAAGGAAAATTCCGAATCAAAGGCATTAAAAGTACCAATCCTATTGCTGTGGGCGATATCGTGGATTATGAACTTGAAGAAACTTCGGATACCGTGACGGGAACCATTCATAAAATTCACGACAGGAAGAATTACATCGTTCGAAAATCAGTGAATCTGTCGCATCAAATGCACATTATTGCGTCGAATATTGACCGCGTTTTCCTTTTGGTTACCATCAATAATCCACCAACGACTTTCAATTTCATAGACCGATTTTTGGTCACTGCCGAGGCTTACGGAATAGAAACCATATTGGTTTTTAATAAAATTGATACATTCGACGATGCTACTTTGGATGAACAGTTGTATATGCAACACGTTTATGAAGAAATCGGATACCAATGTTTGCGTGTTTCTTCTACCGAAATGAAAGGAATAGAAGAATTAAAAGAACTGATGATAGGCAAAGTAAGCATGTTTTCTGGGCATTCAGGCGTAGGAAAATCGACTTTGGTCAATGCTTTGGAACCTTCTTTACATCTAAAAACCAAGACTATTTCTGAAGCCAGTAAGCAAGGACAGCACACGACCACTTTTGCCGAAATGTATGATTTGTCTTTTGGTGCTCGAATAATAGACACGCCAGGAATCAAGGGTTTCGGGATTGTCGATATGGAAAAGGAAGAAATCAGTGGTTATTTTCCTGAGTTTTTCCGGTTGAAAGACCAATGTAAATTTAATAATTGCCTGCACAAAGAAGAACCCCATTGTGCCATCAAAGCAGCTTTGGAAAAAGATGAAATAGCTTGGTCTCGTTATAATAGTTACCTGAAAATCCTTGAAGGTGACGACGAAAATTACCGAACCGATTCATTTGACGAAGATCGAAAAGCAAGTGATGAAACTAGGAAATAGTATAAAGGCTTTAATATTTTGTTGAATTCTAATTAATTAATAATATTTTTGAATAAATAAACTCACAAATATGATTACATACATAAAAATAAATGGTTTTAAATCCTTTCATAATTTTGAAATGGAGTTTACTCCTTTTACAGTAATTGCTGGGGCAAATGCTTCAGGAAAAAGTAATTTATTTGATGCGTTGACTCTATTGTCCAGACTTGCTGAAACAGATAATTTAAAACGAGCATTTAGTGAGCAAAGAGGAGAATTTATAGAATTATTCACACAATACGGTGACGAAAATTTTGCTAATCAAATAGATTTTGGAATAGAAATGTTAGTTAACAATAAAGTGAAAGATGCATGGGGAAATGAGGGAATATTGAAATATACTCGTTTAAGATATGATTTGTCAATAAAAAGATTTACAAATTCATCTGGAATTCAAGATTTAACTGTTGTTTATGAACATTTAGAAAATTTGCAGCATAATAATGACAAATGGATTACTAAATTAATACCTAAAATGGTATTAGAAGAGTGGAGACCAAAAATTCCAAAGGGAGGAAGAAGAGCAACGCCATATATTTACACCGAACAACGTAGTGATGTTCAAACTGTGATTGTTCCACAAGATGGAGTTCAAGGAGGAAATAAAAGAACATTTCCTCTTAATAATGCAACTAGAACCGTTTTGAGTAGCTTTGATACAGTTGATTTTAGACATATTCTGGCAGCGAAAGAAGAAATGAAAAGTTGGAAATTTTTGCAACTTAATCCAGAAGACTTACGCCAAGCTACTAGTAAAAACAATGGAGAGGATATAATTTCAATAAGTGGGAAAAATTTAGCTGCAGCTTTGTATAGAATTAAACAAGAGGATAGTTATAGTCTAAAAGAAATTTCCAGAAAATTAAATAAATTTTTACCAAATTTCACTGAAGTTGATGTTTTTGATGATAAAGAAAATAAACAATATCTAATTAAACTAAAAGATACAGATAAAAAAGAATTTTCATCGAGAGTACTTTCTGAAGGGACTTTGAGAATATTAGCTTTGTGTATTTTAGAATATGATGAAAAACATACAGGGTTACTTTGTTTTGAAGAGCCTGAAAACGGAATACATCCTTTCAGGATAAAAGCTATGACAGAATTGTTGAAAGATTTATCTGTTGATTTTAATGATACTGAATTACCCTTGCGTCAGGTTATAGTCAATACTCATTCTCCAGTTTTGGTTGGAAATATGATGAAATGGCAATATGATTCGAATGTGAGTATTTGGTATGCCCAAATGCGTGTTACAATTTCTGAGATTAACGGCAAGAGGATTAAATTAAATACCACTAAAATTAGTCGAGTAATAAAAGATGATAGTCAGCAACAACTTAATTTGATTTTTTCTGAACAAGATCGAAAATTGACATTAGCAATAGTTAAAGATTATTTACAGACATCAGAATTTGAAAGTAATCTTATTTAACTTGAGGTATGAGTAATTTTATTTTAACAGGATTGTTTACTGAAGGTACAACAGATGTTCGTTTTTTAGAAAGTGTTGTTAAGAAGACCTTAGATGATTTAGCATTTGAATGTACAGGTGACATAGAAACAGAATTGAAAGTAATAGATATAGATAAAACAGGGTTAAGTTTTAATGAACAAGTATTTTTTGCTTCAAAAATGGCTAAGGAGGAATATGATGTTTTAATGCTTTTTGTTCATACAGATGCAGATTGCAATGATGATTCAATTGTTTTTAATTCAAAGATAATACCTGCTAAATCTTTCTTGGAAGGACTAGATGATGAATTAGTTTGTAAAAAGGTGATTGCAATTGTCCCTATCCAAATGACAGAAGCTTGGATGTTAGCTGATAAAAATCTTTTGAAAGACGAAATAGGTATTGTTGGTACTGACATAGATTTGGGAATTCATAGAAGACCTGAAGAGACAACCAATCCAAAAGCTGTTATCGAAAATATAATTCGGTTGTCTAAAGAAAGTCAAGTAAAAAGAAAAAGAAGAGCAGGACTGAATATTTCTGATTTATATCAAATTATTGGACAGAAAATTGAGCTTTCAGAACTAGAGAGCTTACCATCTTACAATAAGTTTAAATCTAGTTTAAGAGAGGTCCTTAAAGAGTTGAATTTTCTTCACAACTAATGAAAGCAGTGATCCAAAGAGTTTCCCAAGCTTCCGTAACCATAGCTTCCAAGATTGTGGCCGATATCCAAAAAGGATTGTTGGTTTTAGTAGGAATCGAAGATGCCGATACTCAAGAAGATATCAATTGGCTTTGCCAAAAAATAGCCAATCTTCGCATTTTTGGTGACGAAAATGACGTAATGAACCTTTCGGTAAAAGAGATTAATGGCGATGTAATTGTTGTTTCCCAATTCACCCTTCATGCCTTGACTAAAAAAGGCAATCGCCCTTCCTACATTAAAGCATCAAAACCAGAAATTGCCATTCCAATGTATGAAAGTTTTGTTCAAAAAATGGAAAACGAATTGGGCAAGAAAGTCCAAACCGGAATTTTTGGAGCCGACATGAAAGTTTTGCTTGTAAATGATGGGCCGGTGACAATAGTAATTGATTCAAAGAATAAAGGATAAATCCGTCTTGTATTAATAAGGCTATTCTTTAGTGTGTTTTATTTTTAAATCGTTATCTTGTTGGTTTTCAGTTGTTTTTCGTTTTGATAGTTCGGTCAAATTTTTAAATTGTGTTTTATTTTTTACATTTGAAGTAAGGATTCCCAAATCTATTAACTTAAACTTGAAATTTTGGCAAAGATAAAACACGCTAGTGCATATGATGTAATTGATCATGTGGCTACAACTGCGAAAAAAAAGAAAGTAATGCATCTTTCTTCTCAGGAAGAAGAATTTAACGGAGAATTTTTAAAAATAAATGACAAGAAATTAATCAATTTTGGTACCTGTGGTTATCTAGGATTGGAAAAGCATCCTCATATTTTGGACAAAAGTCATGAGTTGCTCAACAGATATGGTTCCCATTTCTCCATTTCACGAACCTATGTCAAAGCATCCTATCAAGATGAATTAGAAAATTTAATCAGTAAAATTTTTGACAATCATCCTGTGATAACATTTACTTCGACATCGGTTGCCCATCAATCCGTGGTGGGGACTATCATGCAGCCTAATGATCTGATTATTTTAGACCAACAAGTACATTATAGCGTGCAATATCCTTGTCAATTTGCAAAATTGCAGGGTACTATGGTAAAAATGATTCGTCATAACAATATGGAAATGTTGGAAGAATTTATCAAAAGAGGGTATAATCAATACGACAAAATTTGGTATATGGCCGATGGAGTGTATTCGATGTACGGTGATTTACCCCATAAAAAAGAGCTTCTTTTTTTATTGGAAAAATACCCAAAACTTCATTTGTATTTTGATGATGCCCACGGTGTGGGATGGACAGGCACAAATGGTTGTGGAAGTGTATTTGAACACTTCAAGCATAGTGAAAGGGTTATTTTGATGAGTACTTTGGCCAAAGGTTTTGGATGTATCGGAGGAATTGCCGTTTTTAATGATGCCGAAATGCACCGAAAAGTCAATATTTATGGAGGAATTCTTGCCTATACGCATCCTTTGTCTCCGGCCAATGTTGGCGCGGCCATTGGATCGGCAGAGCTTTTGCTTTCAGACAAGATTTATGTCTATCAAAAGGAGTTGAAGGATTCGATGGCGTATTTGAACGTGAAATTGGAAGAACTTAATTTGACCAACACCTCTTCAAACGAAACGCCAATTTATTTTATTGGCACCGGTTCGGTGAAGGTAGCCCAAAATCTGGTTCAGCGTGTTTTGGCTGATGGATTGTACGTGAATACGGCGACGTTTCCAGTTGTGCCAAATGATAAAACAGGATTGCGATTCACGCTTACGAGACACAATACTAAGGATCATATTGATCAATTAGTTGATTCGATAGGCCGAAATTTCTATGTTGCGGTTGATGAAGAAAAGGAAGATTTAGAGAAAATTTATAAAACCTTCAATGTTCCTTTTAAAGGTGAAAAAAGTATAAAATCAGTAGCGTCAGAGAAAGTTATAGTAGAAATATACAACAGTATCGACGAAATAGACGTTGCAAGATGGGATAATCTGTTTAAGGATAATGGTAGTTATTCCCATAATGGTTTGCGTTGCATAGAAGAAATATTTTCTAACAATGATAAAGTAGAAGAAAATTGGGGATTTCATTATGTCATCATCCAAGATGAAAAGAATGAAATACTACTGGCCACATTTTTCACGAGTGCGCTTTATAAAGACGATATGTTGTCCTTGGAAAATATTTCCATGCAAATTGAAAAACAAAGAGAGCAGGATCCTTATTATTTGTGTTCAAAGACATTGGCCATGGGTTCGTTGTTCACGGAAGGGAAACATTTGTTTGCTAATGAAAATCATCTTTTGATGAATGAAGCTTTGCGTGTGTTTTTTATTGAGGTCGAAAAATTAAAAAAAGCCACTGATTCGACAGTGGTTCTTTTGAGAGATTTTCAACCTGATTTTAAATATATTGAACATTTTGAAAACGAAGGCTTTGTCAAAATAAACATGCCAAATGTCAATATAATTCCAATTCAAAGCTGGAATACAAACGAAGAATTTATCAGTCAGATTCCCTCAAAAAATAATAAAAGGAATATTGAAAGATATGTTTTGAAATACGAAGATCAATTCGATATTACGTTTAAAAACACAATAACTAGTCAAGAAGCGGAACATTATTATAATTTATTTCAAAATGTAAAGAAAGACAATCATGCAGTTAATTATTTTAAATATCCGGCAAAGATAACCCAGATACTGTCTAAATATGAAGATTGGGAATTTATGGACATTAGATTAAAAGGAGGGGATGAGACCATCTGCTGCGTGTGGTCATTCAGGGGCGACAAGCATTATTCGCCATTGATTATGGGATTAAATTATGAGTATGTCGAGTCAATGAATCTTTATAAACAAGCCATTTTTCAATTGGTAAAAAGAGCCAATTATTTAAATAAAGAAAAAGTGTTTTTAGGATATTCTGCTGATTATGAAAAGCAAAAATATGGAGCAAATACCATTTCTTTACATGCTTTTATTAAGGTAGACGATACTTTTAACATGGAGTTAATAGAGTCAATGTCGAATATGAAAAAGGGATAATATATGACGGAATTAGAGAATGAATTTATCCGGTTTTGGGTTGTCGATGGGATTTTGTGCAGTAAATTCAAGCGTGAGGTAAATTTTGATTTGGATATCATAAAAAAATTAATAGAAACCAGACATGCTATTTCGAATAATGTCAACCAGTATTGGTGTTATGATGTTAAAGAGGCAAACGGTTTCTCAAAAGAATGCAGGGATTATGCAGATATTCATGGTCAAGATTTTTTATTTGCATGTGCCTTGGTTATAAATTCTCATACTCAAAAATTTTTATTCAATGCATTTCTGAAATTAAAAAAATCAAAAATTCCGTTTCAAGCATTTACAAACAAGGAAAAAGCAGTGGAATGGCTCAATGAAATAAAGGCGAAAAATGAGCAAGGTTAATTTTTACATTTTTTTTTAAAAGATGTAAATAGGTTAGATTAAATGAAATACTAAAGGAGAAATTACATGACTAAACTAGAAGAAATATTAGTTTTGGTTCGTTCCATCAATGAAGATGAGTTTCAGGAACAACTTACAAATGGAAATAGTTTGGAGGATGTTCATAAAGAATTGCTGTTTTTGGCTGAAAAAATTGAATCTAAAAAGAAAAGAACCAACATTATAATTGAACATATTTCCAATTGTTATGCGGGAGATTTTTTTAATTATTTGCCAATTTCGGATGCTCAAGATGAATTGGATGTTTTCTGTATGGGATTTAACACCTACATCGAAGAGTTAAAGGCGGTTATGGTTTCTAAAAATTTATTGGAAACCATTAATAAAAAATTAATCGAGGAAAAGGAACGTTCTGAGCAATTAGCCCTAGCAAGAGATGAATTCTTGTCGAGTATGAGTCATGAAATTCGCACGCCACTCAACGGTATTTTGGGTTTTACCGATTTATTATTAGAGAATTCTTCTTTAGACGACGAGAGTAAAAAACAATTAGACTACATAAAAATATCGGGAGATATTCTACTTGTGATTATCAACGATATTTTGGATTTGGCAAAAATTGAATCGGGACAAATTACACTCTATGAAAAACCCTTCAATCTGTCAAAACTCATCCAGCTTATTTATGACACTTTTTCGAGCAAGATACAGATAAAAGAGATCGATTTTAAAATTTCAATCGATAAAAAAGTTCCCAAAATATTGAATGGTGACTCTATTCGAGTTTCCCAAATATTATTTAACTTGATTAGTAATGCCGTTAAATTTACCCCTGTAAAAGGGAAAATTAGATTAAAAATCAAGTTCGATAAAGAAGAGGAAGGCTTCTATAATATAAAAGTGACAGTAAAAGATTCGGGGATCGGAATCCCTTCGGACAAGATAGACACTATTTTTGATCCATTCATCCAAGTGAGCAATGATACTGCCAGAAAATATGGTGGTACAGGATTGGGACTGACGATTATCAAGAAAATCATCACTATCATGAAGGGCGAAATTCAGGTAAAAAGCAAACTGGATCGCGGTACAAAATTTATAGTAAACTTGCCTTTTGCGAAAGGAAAATCCAGTTCGGTTGATTTAAAATCGATTGAAAATAAAGATAAATCTTCTATTCCTGTTCCTGCTGGCCGAAGAATAAAAGTGCTTTTGGCCGAAGACAATCGCATTAATCAAATTTTGATCCAAAAACTACTTTCAAAATTTAATTTTGACTGTGTAATTGTGGACAATGGACACTTGGCAGTCGAGGCCGTAAAACGCGAAAATTTTGACATAATTTTGATGGATATAATGATGCCAAAAATGGATGGATATGAAGCTAGTTCGATTATCCGAAATATGGAGGACAAGTCGAAAAAAAATATTCCCATTGTGGCACTAACAGCAGTCGTCACCGGTTCTGTCATCGAAGCTTGTTCTTCCGTGGGGATAGACAAGTATTTGTCCAAGCCTTTCGAGACGGAAGAGCTTTATGATGTGATAATGGAATTGGTTCGTACAAACAGCTAATATTTGCCTACAGTTATTAAAATTCAGTTACCTAAATAGTAGACTTGGATCAATAAGTATGTACAATAAAAAATAAATATTAAATTAGGATTAATCTTAAGAAAAATTTCATAAATTTGATAAAACATTTTTCATGAAATTTCTTGCTTCTTTATTGATTGCTTTTTTGTTTGTTTCCACGGTTTTTGCTCAAAAAACAGAATATTCCACACTGCTTATTTCCGATAGTTTAAAACAAAATTCCAATGCAGTAGTGCGTTTGGATCAAATTGATATTGTAATTTCTTCCCAGCGAGACATGAATATCAAAGAGAAAAGAGTGGTTACAGTCCTTAATGAAAAAGGACAAGAAGCTATCGATGCCTATGAACATTACAACAAGAAAACAACTGTAGAGAATATTCAAGCAACCGTTTTTGACGCCTTTGGAAATGAAATTAAGAAATTAAAAAGAAAAGACTTTAGAGATCAATGTGCCACTGATGGGGGAACGGTCTTCTCGGACAGCAGGTATGTTTTTTTAGATTACACACCTACGCAATATCCATTTACTATAATTTATGAAAGCGAAATCGAAACTTCTACAACGGCTTTTATTCCGCAATGGTATCCGTTAAACGACTATCACTTGAGTGTTGAAAAAAGTATTTTAAATGTAAGCTATCCTGATAATTTAGGTTTCAAGAAAATGGAATTCAATTTTTCCAATTTCAAAATCAATAAGGCGGTTGACTCTTCTACAAAACTTTCTTATGTGGCCACCAATATTCTTGCTCTAAAACAAGAGGATTATAGTCCAGCTTATTCTATTTTTCCAAAAGTTATGATGGGTTTAGAACTTTTTCATCTTGAAGGCGTTGATGGCAATGCCAAAAGTTGGAAAGAATACGGGCAGTGGTATTCTGATAAAATTTTGACAGGCACCGCCGAATTGTCCGAGGAAACCAAAACAAAAATAAAAAATCTTGTAGGTAACGAAAAAGATCCTATCAAAAAAGCAGCAATAGTATATAAATATTTACAGGAAAAATCAAGATATGTGAGTATTCAAGTAGGAATTGGTGGGTGGAAACCTATGCTTGCCAATGATGTAGATCGTTTGGGTTATGGCGACTGTAAAGCTTTGTCAAATTATACAAGAGCCCTTTTAAATGCTGTTGATGTTCCTTCCTATAAT comes from the Flavobacterium limnophilum genome and includes:
- a CDS encoding DUF3667 domain-containing protein, which translates into the protein MKVTCKNCNHIYSGHYCSNCGQTAETHRLNFHFLWHEIRHSLFHFDEGILYSGKQLFTRPGHTIREFIEGKRIKHLKPISLVIILASLYGFMYHYFHISFVETTVQRTTETGIDNVKFNEWMGTHYAWTTLLMIPLYTIGTSIAFRKQGYNLVEYFILNTFKASQKLFVHIALFPLLNHFNGTHSMQTLSLVIYLIDVVFIYWTNAQFFNKLSLKKSLLLTLLSQLIFLSCLISLIIVVDLILKSF
- the rsgA gene encoding ribosome small subunit-dependent GTPase A; this encodes MTGTVYKSTGSWYTVKSDQGDFIECRMKGKFRIKGIKSTNPIAVGDIVDYELEETSDTVTGTIHKIHDRKNYIVRKSVNLSHQMHIIASNIDRVFLLVTINNPPTTFNFIDRFLVTAEAYGIETILVFNKIDTFDDATLDEQLYMQHVYEEIGYQCLRVSSTEMKGIEELKELMIGKVSMFSGHSGVGKSTLVNALEPSLHLKTKTISEASKQGQHTTTFAEMYDLSFGARIIDTPGIKGFGIVDMEKEEISGYFPEFFRLKDQCKFNNCLHKEEPHCAIKAALEKDEIAWSRYNSYLKILEGDDENYRTDSFDEDRKASDETRK
- a CDS encoding AAA family ATPase, with the protein product MITYIKINGFKSFHNFEMEFTPFTVIAGANASGKSNLFDALTLLSRLAETDNLKRAFSEQRGEFIELFTQYGDENFANQIDFGIEMLVNNKVKDAWGNEGILKYTRLRYDLSIKRFTNSSGIQDLTVVYEHLENLQHNNDKWITKLIPKMVLEEWRPKIPKGGRRATPYIYTEQRSDVQTVIVPQDGVQGGNKRTFPLNNATRTVLSSFDTVDFRHILAAKEEMKSWKFLQLNPEDLRQATSKNNGEDIISISGKNLAAALYRIKQEDSYSLKEISRKLNKFLPNFTEVDVFDDKENKQYLIKLKDTDKKEFSSRVLSEGTLRILALCILEYDEKHTGLLCFEEPENGIHPFRIKAMTELLKDLSVDFNDTELPLRQVIVNTHSPVLVGNMMKWQYDSNVSIWYAQMRVTISEINGKRIKLNTTKISRVIKDDSQQQLNLIFSEQDRKLTLAIVKDYLQTSEFESNLI
- a CDS encoding DUF4276 family protein, with protein sequence MSNFILTGLFTEGTTDVRFLESVVKKTLDDLAFECTGDIETELKVIDIDKTGLSFNEQVFFASKMAKEEYDVLMLFVHTDADCNDDSIVFNSKIIPAKSFLEGLDDELVCKKVIAIVPIQMTEAWMLADKNLLKDEIGIVGTDIDLGIHRRPEETTNPKAVIENIIRLSKESQVKRKRRAGLNISDLYQIIGQKIELSELESLPSYNKFKSSLREVLKELNFLHN
- the dtd gene encoding D-aminoacyl-tRNA deacylase; the protein is MKAVIQRVSQASVTIASKIVADIQKGLLVLVGIEDADTQEDINWLCQKIANLRIFGDENDVMNLSVKEINGDVIVVSQFTLHALTKKGNRPSYIKASKPEIAIPMYESFVQKMENELGKKVQTGIFGADMKVLLVNDGPVTIVIDSKNKG
- a CDS encoding aminotransferase class I/II-fold pyridoxal phosphate-dependent enzyme, which codes for MAKIKHASAYDVIDHVATTAKKKKVMHLSSQEEEFNGEFLKINDKKLINFGTCGYLGLEKHPHILDKSHELLNRYGSHFSISRTYVKASYQDELENLISKIFDNHPVITFTSTSVAHQSVVGTIMQPNDLIILDQQVHYSVQYPCQFAKLQGTMVKMIRHNNMEMLEEFIKRGYNQYDKIWYMADGVYSMYGDLPHKKELLFLLEKYPKLHLYFDDAHGVGWTGTNGCGSVFEHFKHSERVILMSTLAKGFGCIGGIAVFNDAEMHRKVNIYGGILAYTHPLSPANVGAAIGSAELLLSDKIYVYQKELKDSMAYLNVKLEELNLTNTSSNETPIYFIGTGSVKVAQNLVQRVLADGLYVNTATFPVVPNDKTGLRFTLTRHNTKDHIDQLVDSIGRNFYVAVDEEKEDLEKIYKTFNVPFKGEKSIKSVASEKVIVEIYNSIDEIDVARWDNLFKDNGSYSHNGLRCIEEIFSNNDKVEENWGFHYVIIQDEKNEILLATFFTSALYKDDMLSLENISMQIEKQREQDPYYLCSKTLAMGSLFTEGKHLFANENHLLMNEALRVFFIEVEKLKKATDSTVVLLRDFQPDFKYIEHFENEGFVKINMPNVNIIPIQSWNTNEEFISQIPSKNNKRNIERYVLKYEDQFDITFKNTITSQEAEHYYNLFQNVKKDNHAVNYFKYPAKITQILSKYEDWEFMDIRLKGGDETICCVWSFRGDKHYSPLIMGLNYEYVESMNLYKQAIFQLVKRANYLNKEKVFLGYSADYEKQKYGANTISLHAFIKVDDTFNMELIESMSNMKKG
- a CDS encoding ATP-binding protein produces the protein MTKLEEILVLVRSINEDEFQEQLTNGNSLEDVHKELLFLAEKIESKKKRTNIIIEHISNCYAGDFFNYLPISDAQDELDVFCMGFNTYIEELKAVMVSKNLLETINKKLIEEKERSEQLALARDEFLSSMSHEIRTPLNGILGFTDLLLENSSLDDESKKQLDYIKISGDILLVIINDILDLAKIESGQITLYEKPFNLSKLIQLIYDTFSSKIQIKEIDFKISIDKKVPKILNGDSIRVSQILFNLISNAVKFTPVKGKIRLKIKFDKEEEGFYNIKVTVKDSGIGIPSDKIDTIFDPFIQVSNDTARKYGGTGLGLTIIKKIITIMKGEIQVKSKLDRGTKFIVNLPFAKGKSSSVDLKSIENKDKSSIPVPAGRRIKVLLAEDNRINQILIQKLLSKFNFDCVIVDNGHLAVEAVKRENFDIILMDIMMPKMDGYEASSIIRNMEDKSKKNIPIVALTAVVTGSVIEACSSVGIDKYLSKPFETEELYDVIMELVRTNS
- a CDS encoding DUF3857 domain-containing protein, translating into MKFLASLLIAFLFVSTVFAQKTEYSTLLISDSLKQNSNAVVRLDQIDIVISSQRDMNIKEKRVVTVLNEKGQEAIDAYEHYNKKTTVENIQATVFDAFGNEIKKLKRKDFRDQCATDGGTVFSDSRYVFLDYTPTQYPFTIIYESEIETSTTAFIPQWYPLNDYHLSVEKSILNVSYPDNLGFKKMEFNFSNFKINKAVDSSTKLSYVATNILALKQEDYSPAYSIFPKVMMGLELFHLEGVDGNAKSWKEYGQWYSDKILTGTAELSEETKTKIKNLVGNEKDPIKKAAIVYKYLQEKSRYVSIQVGIGGWKPMLANDVDRLGYGDCKALSNYTRALLNAVDVPSYNTLLYGDRNKHDIQSDFVSMQGNHMILSIPNGDKYVFLECTSQDVPFGYQANFTDDRNVLIIKPDGGEIIRTQKYENKDNSQINTGKYSLDETGSLSGAIAMVSEGSQYGKKVRVEKMQPTEKEAYYKEFWDNISNLKINKSVFSIDKEKVSFTENIDISADNFGKISNGKMIFVVNAYNQYTGSVKRVRNRKTPFEIQRGYYDTDEISISLPAGFAIESLPQNFESNTKFGEYKTEFIKKDNNNIIYKRSIFIKKGLYKNTEYDEYRLFMEQISKNDNAKIILTK